The following proteins are co-located in the Triticum aestivum cultivar Chinese Spring chromosome 1A, IWGSC CS RefSeq v2.1, whole genome shotgun sequence genome:
- the LOC123053804 gene encoding leucine-rich repeat receptor protein kinase HPCA1 isoform X1 has product MSLSIAAIAGIAAGGAALLIVVAVVIALWCRARARRNRTSETGSSDPSTLVEWGKGGRSSSAPERQGARQFSLEELAQATNNFSEANLVGAGSFGLVYKGLLFDGSVVAIKRRTGAPRLEFSDEVRRLSEICHRNIVTLIGYCQEGGLQMLVFEYSPNGNVCSHLYDSGKGSMTRLEFKQRLAIAIGAAKGLNHLHSLMPPLIHKNFKTSNVLVDENFIAKVADAGLFRLLRGHEDVGSSHGFSSSVYQDPEAHSVAQFSESSDVYSFGVFLLELITGREAASLQPPESRESLAHWLEAHFSSNELIDPRLGGGFTTEGMKEFVGLAFQCLNPSSRRRPKIRLVAAELDRILETEMSLTTIMGDGTAIITLGSQLFTS; this is encoded by the exons ATGTCATTGTCGATCGCCGCTATAGCCGGCATTGCCGCCGGTGGCGCCGCCTtgctcatcgtggtggccgtggtGATCGCGCTTTGGTGCCGGGCGCGCGCGCGGCGTAACAGGACATCCGAAACCGGCTCCTCGGATCCTTCCACCCTAG TGGagtggggcaaggggggccgaagTTCCTCGGCGCCAGAGCGTCAGGGCGCCAGACAATTCTCTCTCGAGGAGCTGGCGCAGGCGACCAACAACTTCAGCGAGGCCAACTTGGTTGGCGCCGGGAGCTTTGGCCTGGTGTACAAGGGGTTGCTTTTTGATGGTTCAGTCGTGGCCATCAAGAGGCGCACGGGAGCACCAAGGCTGGAGTTTTCCGACGAG GTTAGGAGGCTTTCAGAGATTTGTCATCGGAACATCGTAACTCTGATTGGTTATTGCCAGGAAGGAGGTCTACAAATGCTAGTGTTTGAGTACTCACCCAATGGCAATGTCTGTAGCCATCTATATG ATTCAGGGAAAGGCTCGATGACACGGCTTGAGTTCAAACAGAGGCTAGCAATAGCCATTGGTGCAGCTAAAG GTCTGAATCATCTGCATAGTCTTATGCCTCCTTTGATCCACAAGAACTTCAAGACGAGCAATGTACTGGTCGATGAGAATTTTATTGCGAAGGTGGCTGATGCTGGACTTTTTAGGTTACTCAGAGGACATGAAGATGTCGGGTCATCGCATGGGTTTAGCAGCAGTGTCTACCAGGATCCCGA AGCACACTCGGTGGCGCAGTTTTCTGAAAGCAGCGACGTCTACAGCTTTGGAGTGTTTCTTTTGGAGCTAATTACTGGCAGAGAAGCTGCTAGCTTGCAACCTCCAGAATCCAGAGAATCCCTGGCCCACTGG CTGGAAGCACATTTCAGTTCAAATGAACTGATTGACCCAAGGTTAGGTGGCGGTTTCACGACAGAAGGTATGAAAGAATTTGTTGGGCTTGCTTTCCAGTGTCTGAACCCATCCTCCAGAAGGCGGCCGAAGATTCGGCTGGTTGCGGCTGAACTAGACCGTATTCTCGAGACGGAGATGTCTCTAACAACGATTATGGGTGACGGAACCGCCATCATCACCCTTGGGAGCCAACTATTTACATCGTAA
- the LOC123053804 gene encoding leucine-rich repeat receptor protein kinase HPCA1 isoform X2, with protein sequence MSLSIAAIAGIAAGGAALLIVVAVVIALWCRARARRNRTSETGSSDPSTLVEWGKGGRSSSAPERQGARQFSLEELAQATNNFSEANLVGAGSFGLVYKGLLFDGSVVAIKRRTGAPRLEFSDEVRRLSEICHRNIVTLIGYCQEGGLQMLVFEYSPNGNVCSHLYGKGSMTRLEFKQRLAIAIGAAKGLNHLHSLMPPLIHKNFKTSNVLVDENFIAKVADAGLFRLLRGHEDVGSSHGFSSSVYQDPEAHSVAQFSESSDVYSFGVFLLELITGREAASLQPPESRESLAHWLEAHFSSNELIDPRLGGGFTTEGMKEFVGLAFQCLNPSSRRRPKIRLVAAELDRILETEMSLTTIMGDGTAIITLGSQLFTS encoded by the exons ATGTCATTGTCGATCGCCGCTATAGCCGGCATTGCCGCCGGTGGCGCCGCCTtgctcatcgtggtggccgtggtGATCGCGCTTTGGTGCCGGGCGCGCGCGCGGCGTAACAGGACATCCGAAACCGGCTCCTCGGATCCTTCCACCCTAG TGGagtggggcaaggggggccgaagTTCCTCGGCGCCAGAGCGTCAGGGCGCCAGACAATTCTCTCTCGAGGAGCTGGCGCAGGCGACCAACAACTTCAGCGAGGCCAACTTGGTTGGCGCCGGGAGCTTTGGCCTGGTGTACAAGGGGTTGCTTTTTGATGGTTCAGTCGTGGCCATCAAGAGGCGCACGGGAGCACCAAGGCTGGAGTTTTCCGACGAG GTTAGGAGGCTTTCAGAGATTTGTCATCGGAACATCGTAACTCTGATTGGTTATTGCCAGGAAGGAGGTCTACAAATGCTAGTGTTTGAGTACTCACCCAATGGCAATGTCTGTAGCCATCTATATG GGAAAGGCTCGATGACACGGCTTGAGTTCAAACAGAGGCTAGCAATAGCCATTGGTGCAGCTAAAG GTCTGAATCATCTGCATAGTCTTATGCCTCCTTTGATCCACAAGAACTTCAAGACGAGCAATGTACTGGTCGATGAGAATTTTATTGCGAAGGTGGCTGATGCTGGACTTTTTAGGTTACTCAGAGGACATGAAGATGTCGGGTCATCGCATGGGTTTAGCAGCAGTGTCTACCAGGATCCCGA AGCACACTCGGTGGCGCAGTTTTCTGAAAGCAGCGACGTCTACAGCTTTGGAGTGTTTCTTTTGGAGCTAATTACTGGCAGAGAAGCTGCTAGCTTGCAACCTCCAGAATCCAGAGAATCCCTGGCCCACTGG CTGGAAGCACATTTCAGTTCAAATGAACTGATTGACCCAAGGTTAGGTGGCGGTTTCACGACAGAAGGTATGAAAGAATTTGTTGGGCTTGCTTTCCAGTGTCTGAACCCATCCTCCAGAAGGCGGCCGAAGATTCGGCTGGTTGCGGCTGAACTAGACCGTATTCTCGAGACGGAGATGTCTCTAACAACGATTATGGGTGACGGAACCGCCATCATCACCCTTGGGAGCCAACTATTTACATCGTAA